The following coding sequences are from one Triticum aestivum cultivar Chinese Spring chromosome 5A, IWGSC CS RefSeq v2.1, whole genome shotgun sequence window:
- the LOC123104576 gene encoding UDP-glycosyltransferase 91B1: MDANADARSSSSPMHIVIFPWLAFGHMIPLLELAERLVARGHRVSFVSTPRNLSRLRPVVGVHFVALPLPRVDGLPEGAEATSDLPPSPGNLAELLLKAADGLVGPFSAFLDEGKKPDWLVLDNLHYLAAAAAADRGVPSVMFLPFAAASTALWGVPRVSTVVDPELGATVPQRFVLTYQCCKIVAQRCCVEFDPEAVPLLPGVLGKPFAPMGLLPPPPLRASSNNEGDELVSWLDRHPAKSVVYVALGTEAPLTTELVHELAIGLELAGTPFLWALRKVGDQDVLPPGFEERIKGRGLVAMGMVPQTRVLAHGSVGAFLTHSGPGSAIEGIQYGHPLVMLPFFGDQQTGAQFMERKKVGLLVPRNGEDGLSFDRQGVASTVRAVVVDEQAGRVFAANAKKWQQVVADTACHERYIDEFVQQLRFYKDQ; the protein is encoded by the coding sequence ATGGACGCCAACGCCGATGCccgctcctcgtcctcgcccatgCACATCGTCATCTTCCCGTGGCTCGCGTTCGGGCACATGATCCCCTTGCTGGAGCTTGCAGAGCGCCTGGTGGCGCGCGGCCACCGCGTCTccttcgtctccacgccgcgcaACCTCAGCCGGCTCCGGCCGGTCGTCGGCGTCCACTTCGTCGCCCTGCCGCTGCCCCGCGTGGACGGCCTCCCGGAGGGAGCCGAGGCCACCTCCGACCTCCCGCCCAGTCCCGGCAACCTGGCCGAGCTTCTACTCAAGGCCGCCGACGGCCTCGTCGGCCCATTCTCCGCCTTCCTCGACGAGGGCAAGAAGCCAGATTGGCTCGTCCTCGACAACCTCCACTACCTGgcagcggccgccgccgccgaccgaggCGTGCCGTCCGTGATGTTCCTCCCCTTCGCCGCCGCGTCGACCGCGCTCTGGGGCGTGCCGCGTGTGTCCACGGTGGTGGACCCAGAGCTAGGGGCGACCGTGCCCCAGCGCTTCGTGCTAACCTACCAGTGCTGCAAGATCGTCGCCCAGCGGTGCTGCGTGGAGTTCGACCCCGAGGCCGTGCCTCTGCTGCCGGGCGTCCTGGGCAAGCCGTTCGCCCCTATGggcctgctgccgccgccgcctctgagGGCGAGTTCGAATAATGAAGGTGACGAGCTCGTGTCATGGCTGGACCGGCATCCGGCAAAATCCGTCGTCTACGTCGCGCTGGGAACCGAAGCGCCGCTGACCACCGAGCTGGTGCACGAGCTGGCCATCGGCCTGGAGCTCGCCGGTACGCCGTTCCTGTGGGCTCTGAGGAAGGTCGGCGACCAAGACGTTCTTCCTCCGGGCTTCGAGGAGCGCATCAAGGGCCGCGGCCTCGTGGCGATGGGGATGGTTCCGCAGACCAGGGTGCTAGCGCACGGCTCCGTGGGCGCGTTCCTCACGCACAGCGGGCCGGGCTCCGCCATCGAGGGGATCCAGTATGGGCATCCCCTCGTCATGCTGCCCTTCTTCGGAGACCAACAGACGGGGGCTCAGTTCATGGAGAGGAAGAAGGTCGGTCTGCTGGTGCCGAGGAACGGGGAGGATGGACTGTCTTTTGACCGGCAAGGCGTCGCGTCCACGGTCCGGGCCGTCGTGGTGGACGAGCAAGCAGGACGCGTCTTCGCCGCCAATGCCAAGAAGTGGCAGCAGGTTGTCGCGGACACTGCCTGCCATGAGAGGTACATCGATGAGTTCGTTCAGCAACTCCGATTCTACAAGGACCAGTGA
- the LOC123104577 gene encoding uncharacterized protein: MPAPLAASWRRHASAAASSSTPRTLLLLVPVLILLVFVLSRAPDLTFAPATAASPHLPARLRPFDCYASPQASPVLASLVEGVPRPFLYSLADLGSLPDRPHRNIARLLKGKRFRKPDISQTIQELLAGEVGRGSGGGVVVDVGANVGMAAFAAAVMGFRVVAFEPVFENLQRICDGVYLNRVQDQVVVYHAAASDRVGNITMHKVIGRLDNSAISATGAKLAFKSNEEVAVEVATIPLDEVIPDAERVVLIKIDVQGWESHVLRGASKLLSRRRGEAPYLIYEEDERLLQASNSSAQEIRAFLGSVGYNQCTRHGTDAHCTKE; the protein is encoded by the exons ATGccggcgccgctcgccgcctcctGGCGCCGGCATGCCtccgccgcggcgtcctcctccacTCCCAGGACCCTCCTCTTGCTCGTCCCGGTTCTcatcctcctcgtcttcgtcctctccAGAGCCCCAGATCTCACCTTCGCCCCCGCCACTGCCGCCTCACCCCACCTCCCGGCCCGGCTCCGCCCCTTCGACTGCTACGCCTCGCCGCAGGCCTCCCCGGTCTTGGCCAGCCTCGTGGAGGGCGTGCCCCGCCCCTTCCTCTACTCCCTCGCCGACCTGGGGTCCCTCCCCGACCGCCCGCACCGGAACATCGCCCGCCTCCTCAAGGGCAAGCGCTTCCGCAAGCCCGACATCTCCCAGACAATCCAGGAACTGCTCGCGGGGGAGGTggggaggggctccggcggcggggtggtggtggACGTCGGGGCCAATGTTGGGATGGCGGCCTTCGCGGCGGCAGTGATGGGGTTCCGGGTGGTGGCATTCGAGCCGGTATTCGAGAACCTGCAGCGGATCTGCGACGGGGTGTACCTGAACCGGGTGCAGGACCAGGTGGTGGTGTATCATGCTGCAGCATCTGACCGGGTTGGGAACATCACAATGCATAAG GTGATCGGACGACTCGACAACAGTGCTATATCTGCAACTGGTGCGAAGTTAGCATTCAAATCTAATGAAGAAGTTGCTGTCGAGGTTGCTACAATCCCATTGGATGAAGTCATTCCAGATGCAGAGCGAGTGGTTCTGATCAAAATTGACGTTCAAGGTTGGGAATCTCATGTTCTGAGAGGTGCATCAAAGTTGCTCTCGAGGAGGAGAGGTGAAGCTCCCTACCTTATATACGAAGAGGACGAGCGCCTGCTGCAGGCGAGCAACAGTAGTGCACAAGAGATAAGGGCATTTCTTGGCAGTGTTGGTTACAATCAGTGTACGCGGCATGGGACGGATGCTCACTGTACAAAAGAATAG